A genome region from Eretmochelys imbricata isolate rEreImb1 chromosome 8, rEreImb1.hap1, whole genome shotgun sequence includes the following:
- the LOC144269246 gene encoding LOW QUALITY PROTEIN: protocadherin beta-1-like (The sequence of the model RefSeq protein was modified relative to this genomic sequence to represent the inferred CDS: inserted 1 base in 1 codon; deleted 2 bases in 2 codons; substituted 1 base at 1 genomic stop codon), whose product MRNSEEGLTRQVLSLILFLCVPEVRTETLRYAVTEETGSGSFVANIAKDLGLEAEKLSARQARIIFEGEKQYFQLDRSTGDLFIQEKIDREELCGQIDPCLVHFEISLPSPLQSYGAEVSVYDINDHSPVFLNNGFILKISESTMPGNRFLLESAQDLDVSNNSLQRYSISCNDYIQIYTRDRSDGRKYAELVLDKPLDREEKSEISFTLTAIDGGSPPRSGTARIGVMVLDINDNNPVFSRLLYKVQILENRPEDYLLATVPATDLDEGINGEISYSIIQNSEENRQTFKINPLTGEIRLKQPLDFEDRENYEIDIQGIDGRGLSAHCKVLVELLDMNDNAPEVTITSLTSPIPKNSQPARVMALFSVRDRDSGDNGKTVCSIEDXLPFTVRKVSKTSFSLVTESSLDRERLSEYNITITAQDLGSPSLATAVTITVEISDINDNSPMFNEASYTMYTRENNGPGIKIGKVSAIDSDSEQNAKVTYSLLPAEVGGLPLLSYISINSENGNVYALRSVDYEQIREFQVTVRAADGGSPPLSSEVIIRVVIIDENDNAPFILYPLQNSSSPANDLVPRSAEAGYLVTKVVAVDGDFGQNSWLSYQLLKATDPGLFTVXSQNGEIRTTRPLNERDSFKQKLLILTKHNGEPSLSTTAALNFLVVDGFSDTYMQIFEIPNEEEKDSTMTTYLVIALAMLSSFFLFSKILFVIIKGCKRRNFSEKYNSSCDNFYGANGSPSNLVDASGTGILSQPCHYEVCLTNGSSNSEFKFLRPINPSFLSQNSEIDKVRDNDFLNSSHVGSQIESMSQDSISACVD is encoded by the exons ATGAGAAATAGTGAGGAAGGCCTGACAAGGCAGGTTCTGTCTCTGATCCTTTTTCTCTGTGTGCCGGAGGTGAGAACTGAAACGCTTCGCTATGCTGTGACTGAAGAAACCGGAAGCGGGTCGTTCGTGGCGAATATTGCAAAGGATTTGGGGCTGGAAGCCGAAAAACTGTCCGCTCGGCAGGCCCGGATTATttttgaaggggaaaaacagtATTTTCAGCTAGACCGCAGCACCGGGGATTTGTTTATACAAGAAAAAATAGATCGAGAGGAGCTCTGCGGGCAGATCGACCCCTGCCTGGTGCATTTTGAGATATCGCTGCCGAGTCCGCTACAGTCCTACGGAGCTGAGGTAAGCGTTTATGATATCAATGATCATTCCCCAGTGTTCTTAAATAATGGATTTATTCTAAAGATCTCGGAAAGTACTATGCCTGGAAATCGG TTTTTACTGGAGAGTGCCCAGGATTTAGATGTGAGCAACAACAGTCTCCAGCGTTACAGCATTAGCTGTAATGACTATATTCAGATTTATACTCGGGATCGCAGTGATGGCAGAAAGTACGCAGAGCTGGTGCTGGATAAACCCCTGGACCGGGAGGAGAAGTCGGAGATTAGTTTCACACTCACAGCTATCGATGGTGGTTCCCCACCGCGGTCGGGTACAGCCCGAATTGGAGTTATGGTTCTGGATATAAACGACAATAATCCGGTATTTTCTCGGCTTCTTTATAAAGTCCAGATTTTGGAAAATAGACCTGAAGATTATTTGTTAGCTACAGTCCCTGCTACCGATTTAGACGAAGGAATTAATGGGGAAATATCCTATTCTATTATTCAAAATTCAGAGGAAAATCgccaaacttttaaaataaatccccTCACCGGGGAAATTCGACTCAAGCAGCCACTAGATTTTGAAGACAGAGAAAACTATGAGATAGAC ATACAGGGCATAGATGGCAGGGGTCTGTCTGCACACTGCAAAGTCCTGGTGGAATTGCTGGATATGAATGACAATGCTCCGGAGGTGACCATAACATCTCTCACCAGCCCTATCCCCAAGAACTCCCAGCCGGCGAGAGTGATGGCTCTGTTCAGTGTCAGGGACCGGGACTCCGGCGATAATGGGAAAACGGTCTGCTCCATAGAAGACTAGCTGCCTTTTACTGTCAGAAAAGTATCAAAAACTTCCTTCTCTCTGGTGACTGAAAGCTCACTGGATCGTGAGAGACTGTCGGAGTACAACATAACAATCACTGCTCAGGATTTGGGATCTCCCAGTCTCGCTACTGCTGTGACAATCACAGTGGAAATATCAGATATTAATGACAATTCTCCCATGTTTAATGAAGCGTCATATACTATGTATACAAGAGAAAACAACGGGCCAGGGATAAAGATTGGTAAAGTCAGTGCTATCGATTCTGACTCAGAGCAGAATGCCAAAGTGACATATTCTCTATTGCCTGCTGAGGTAGGTGGCCTTCCGCTTCTCTCTTATATCTCCATAAACTCGGAAAATGGGAATGTGTACGCTCTGAGATCCGTGGATTATGAACAGATAAGAGAGTTCCAGGTCACAGTGAGAGCTGCAGATGGCGGGTCCCCTCCACTGAGTTCTGAAGTCATTATTCGAGTTGTGATAATTGATGAAAATGACAACGCGCCCTTCATTTTATACCCTCTGCAGAACAGCAGCTCCCCCGCTAATGACCTGGTTCCCAGATCGGCGGAGGCGGGTTACCTGGTGACGAAGGTGGTGGCTGTGGATGGGGATTTCGGTCAGAATTCTTGGCTTTCCTACCAGCTGCTCAAGGCCACAGACCCAGGTCTCTTCACTG GTTCCCAAAATGGTGAAATAAGGACCACTAGGCCATTAAATGAACGAGACAGCTTCAAGCAGAAACTTCTTATCCTGACTAAACATAATGGAGAACCATCCCTATCAACCACAGCGGCGCTAAATTTTCTTGTGGTGGATGGATTTTCAGACACATATATGCAGATTTTTGAGATACCCAACGAAGAAGAGAAGGACAGCACAATGACTACGTATTTAGTGATAGCGTTGGCTATgctttca tcattttttttattttcgaAAATATTATTTGTAATTATTAAGGGATGTAAAAGGCGAAATTTTAGTGAAAAATATAACTCGTCTTGTGACAATTTTTATGGCGCTAACGGCTCCCCCAGTAATTTAGTAGATGCCAGTGGAACCGGAATCCTATCCCAGCCTTGTCATTATGAAGTCTGTTTGACCAACGGATCGAGTAACAGCGAGTTTAAGTTTCTCAGACCAATAAACCCTAGTTTTCTTTCTCAGAATTCTGAAATAGACAAGGTCAGAGACAATGATTTTCTTAATAGTTCCCATGTGGGTAGTCAGATAGAATCAATGAGTCAGGACAGCATATCTGCTTGTGttgattaa
- the LOC144269247 gene encoding protocadherin beta-1-like gives MSLCSFLLRMADKTRRTTIKRQVASLILFLCVWALECETVRYSVPEEMESGSFVANVAKDLGLDPKRLSARRARVVSEGSRQHFQLNSNTGDLFIKEKVDREELCGEAEPCMVQFEIILQNPLQAYPAEIRVYDINDHSPVFSDKEFILKILETSDPGSRFPLENAQDLDVGNNSLRNYSISDNNDYFHIYTRVRSDGRKFAELVLDKPLDREEQPEVSLVLTAVDGGSPPRSGTAQIRVIVLDANDNPPVFSQTTYKARVLENSSKDYLVVTVSATDLDEGNYGEISYFFSQKSKENSKTFHINPVTGELRLTGQLDFETIEIYELDVQATDGGGLFSHSKVLVEVLDVNDNPPEVKVMSLTSPIPEDSSPVTVVALFSVRDRDSGDNGRTVCSIEDDLPFSLKTTFKNSYSLVTEYVLDREKVSEYNITITARDLGTPRLSTEERIVVKISDINDNSPEFSQTSYTMYVRENNGPAVLIGKVSAFDSDSEQNAKVTYSLLLAEVGGLPLLSYISINSENGNVYALRSMNYEQIKEFQVTVRAADGGSPPLSSEVIVRVVITDENDNAPFILYPLQNSSAPANDLVPRSAEAGYLVTKVVAVDGDSGQNSWLSYHLLKATDPGLFTVASPNGEIRTTRLITDRDTMKQKLIVLVRDSGELPLSSSATLNIALVEGFSDAYMQFTDVAVEEEENGTLTVYLIISLCLVSFVFCVSIIVFITTKLYRRRNYGEKYMSASGNCCGDSNFQNNLVDITGNGTLSHSYRYEVCLTSGSGNSEFRFLRPIISSLPPQHGNAGTDSGKEQDLLT, from the coding sequence ATGTCTCTGTGTTCTTTCCTATTAAGAATGGCGGATAAGACGAGGAGAACAACAATCAAAAGGCAAGTCGCTTCTCTCATTCTATTTCTTTGCGTGTGGGCCCTCGAATGCGAGACGGTTCGCTATTCTGTGCCCGAGGAAATGGAAAGCGGGTCCTTTGTGGCTAATGTAGCAAAGGATCTAGGGCTAGACCCGAAGAGACTGTCTGCTCGCAGGGCCCGTGTGGTTTCCGAAGGCAGCCGCCAGCATTTCCAGCTAAACAGCAACACCGGGGACTTGTTTATTAAAGAGAAAGTGGACAGAGAGGAATTATGCGGGGAAGCGGAGCCCTGCATGGTGCAATTTGAAATAATCCTGCAAAATCCCTTACAAGCCTATCCCGCTGAGATAAGAGTTTATGATATAAACGATCATTCTCCAGTATTCTCAGAcaaggaatttattttaaaaatcctggaaACGTCTGACCCTGGGTCTCGATTTCCCTTGGAAAATGCCCAGGATTTAGATGTGGGAAACAACAGCCTCCGGAACTACAGCATTAGCGATAATAATGACTACTTCCATATTTATACGCGGGTTCGGAGTGACGGCAGGAAATTCGCAGAGCTGGTGCTGGATAAACCACTGGACCGCGAGGAGCAGCCGGAGGTGAGTCTAGTGCTCACGGCCGTGGATGGCGGCTCCCCCCCGAGGTCAGGCACAGCACAAATCCGTGTCATTGTCCTCGATGCCAACGACAATCCCCCTGTGTTCTCTCAAACCACTTACAAAGCTCGAGTTCTGGAAAACAGCTCCAAAGATTATCTGGTTGTCACTGTTTCTGCTACTGATTTAGACGAGGGAAATTATGGGGAAATATCTTATTTTTTTAGCCAGAAATCCAAAGAAAACAGTAAAACCTTTCATATAAACCCAGTGACAGGGGAACTTCGACTCACAGGCCAATTGGATTTTGAAACGATTGAAATATATGAGCTAGATGTTCAGGCCACAGATGGCGGGGGGCTGTTTTCCCACTCCAAAGTGCTTGTGGAGGTGCTGGATGTGAATGACAATCCCCCGGAAGTTAAAGTAATGTCCCTCACCAGCCCCATACCTGAGGACTCCTCGCCTGTAACAGTGGTGGCACTGTTCAGCGTCAGAGACCGGGACTCTGGGGACAACGGGAGAACAGTCTGCTCCATAGAAGATGATCttccattttctttgaaaacaacTTTCAAAAATTCCTACTCTCTAGTGACTGAATATGTGCTTGACCGAGAGAAAGTATCGGAGTATAACATCACCATCACAGCCAGAGATTTGGGAACTCCCAGACTCTCCACTGAGGAGAGAATCGTCGTGAAAATATCAGACATTAATGACAATTCCCCAGAGTTCAGTCAAACATCATACACTATGTATGTCCGAGAAAACAACGGCCCAGCCGTCTTGATAGGGAAGGTCAGTGCTTTTGATTCGGACTCAGAGCAGAATGCCAAAGTGACATACTCTCTATTGCTTGCCGAGGTAGGTGGCCTTCCGCTTCTCTCCTATATCTCCATAAACTCGGAAAATGGGAATGTGTACGCTCTGCGATCCATGAATTATGAACAGATAAAAGAGTTCCAGGTCACTGTGAGAGCTGCAGATGGCGGGTCCCCTCCACTGAGCTCTGAAGTCATTGTTCGAGTTGTGATAACTGATGAAAATGACAACGCGCCCTTCATTTTATACCCTCTGCAGAACAGCAGCGCCCCAGCTAATGACCTAGTTCCCAGATCGGCGGAGGCGGGTTACCTGGTGACGAAGGTGGTGGCTGTGGATGGGGATTCCGGTCAGAATTCTTGGCTTTCCTATCACTTGTTGAAGGCCACTGACCCAGGTCTCTTCACTGTGGCTTCCCCAAATGGTGAAATAAGAACCACGAGGCTAATAACAGACCGAGATACGATGAAGCAAAAACTCATTGTGCTTGTTAGAGACAGCGGAGAATTGCCCCTTTCTTCATCTGCAACTCTGAACATAGCTCTAGTGGAAGGCTTTTCGGACGCATACATGCAGTTTACAGATGTAGCTGtggaagaggaagagaatggcacATTAACTGTGTACTTAATAATTTCCTTGTGCTTAGTAtcgtttgttttttgtgtgtcaATAATAGTATTTATAACTACCAAGCTTTATAGAAGAAGGAATTATGGAGAAAAATACATGTCTGCTTCTGGCAATTGTTGTGGTGACAGCAACTTCCAGAATAATTTGGTAGATATAACGGGTAACGGAACTCTGTCTCACAGTTATCGTTATGAAGTCTGCTTAACATCTGGATCAGGAAACAGTGAATTCAGATTCCTCAGACCCATTATCTCCTCTCTTCCACCTCAGCATGGCAATGCTGGAACGGACTCTGGAAAAGAACAGGATCTTCTTACT